From a region of the Chroicocephalus ridibundus chromosome 8, bChrRid1.1, whole genome shotgun sequence genome:
- the RMI2 gene encoding recQ-mediated genome instability protein 2 encodes MAEAAPGPPVKVLAAQLRGAVRGAGGTWELGRAEAGRAPLRLRVVWMQGTVMEVELGGARGGSARLQDGSGPFTVLGVEAVPKGRPCLSAGNYVMVMGVVRSCSPEPVLRAIKMTDLSENLMHKNMWSLEVEDLHRVIP; translated from the exons ATGGCCGaggccgcgccggggccgccggTGAAGGTGCTGGCCGCCCAGCTgcggggggcggtgcggggcgccGGCGGGACGTGGGAGTTGGGCCGGGCGGAGGCGGGCCGGGCGCCGCTGCGCCTGCGGGTGGTGTGGATGCAGGGCACCGTGATGGAGGTGGAGCTCGGCGGCGCCCGCGGCGGCTCGGCCCGGCTGCAGGACGGCAGCGGCCCCTTCACCGTGCTGGGGGTGGAGGCGGTGCCCAAAGGGCGGCCCTGCCTCAGCGCAG ggaactATGTAATGGTGATGGGTGTGGTGCGGTCCTGCAGTCCTGAGCCTGTTCTTCGAGCAATAAAGATGACAGATCTTTCTGAAAACCTCATGCATAAGAATATGTGGAGCCTTGAAGTGGAGGATTTGCACAGAGTCATTCCCTAG